One genomic window of Dermacentor andersoni chromosome 8, qqDerAnde1_hic_scaffold, whole genome shotgun sequence includes the following:
- the LOC126526333 gene encoding uncharacterized protein translates to MPKNQNTLACYLDKKTRTTQDVHFSAPSQLPKVTQTQATSGTRLYHCSAAEIAFTSGFATAVSQHVGDNAYEIIGPDHENPQGANNISVAEVSPVPLGSYHDR, encoded by the exons atgccaaaaaatcaaaatacattggcatgttatttggacaagaaaacta ggacaacccaggacgtgcatttctcagcacccagtcaactgccaaaagtgactcaaacacaggccacca gtggaactcggctgtaccactgcagtgctgcggaaattgccttcaccagcggctttgcaacagctgtttcgcagcatgtcg gagacaatgcctacgaaattattggccctgatcatgagaaccctcaaggggcaaacaacatctctgttgcagaagtgagcccggtaccacttggaagttaccatgacagatga